A window of Danio aesculapii chromosome 16, fDanAes4.1, whole genome shotgun sequence genomic DNA:
ACTCTTCAGGTATgtcataaaaccaaaaaaaagatTGGTAAGGGAAGTGCAAAAAGAGGAAGATCGACATCTAGAATAAATTCTCATTTATTCGTTGTTTTGCAGTAATTAATCcctaaaatatttatgatttctcTCTACTGATTTTCCCCCCTTTTTTCTTGGCTCATGACATTATCTTAGATTAAAAAGCTGAACATCTCAGCTTCGATAACACATTTCTTTCCTGCTATCCCTCCTTCTTTCTCTCTTCCAGATCATCAGATATTTGATGAAGTTTCATACGGTGACACTGTgaaaataaacctgcacttgAATAAGTCTTTAGTCCGCCTGAGCTACACCCCTGAGTCTGATAAGCTCAAGTATTTGATTATGGCAAACGGAGAGCTCAGTGTGCCTCCTAACCTGGACTTCGAGGGTCGTCTCACTTTGGAGGACTCAGTGTGTGTCCTGACGGATGTGAAGGCCAGCGATGCCGGAATTTTCAGTGTGATGGACCTTCAGGGATTCCTGGTTTCTGAGTACCACCTGAGTCTGAAACGTGAGATATGAGATGAcagaagaaaatgaaatgaactgCTCATTTAATTTTGATGTTTTGAACTTACTGGTGTATCTCTCTCTTTCAGCCTACAGTATTCCAAGACTGTACATTGCCATCATCGCTCTGGTAGCATTATTAGTGTTGCTGCTGTTGGTGTGCTTGGTGTCGTGTTTGGTGAAGATACGCAAACGTGCAGCAAAAGCCAGAGCCATAGAGGAGAAAGTTCAGAATGCAGGCAAAGTGGAGGGAGATGCCTTCAGACAGGTATTTACCAATTTATGGTACTCCCTTTTGGGCTAGGATGTGGTGCGATTCTGGAGTCAGTTCTTATTTTCAGTAGCCATGTCAAAGCAATAATTAAATAAGCATATTATCATCTCCAaagcattgcaagaattagatgttgtgtttccagtgaagacttaaagacacatgttcatgcttttatcaccagtagagtggattactgtaatggactcctcattgGCCAtctcaaaaagacagtcagacagttgcagctcatccagaatgcggCTGCTGGGATTCTTACCAGAACCAaaaaaactgagcatttcactCCAGTCCTCAGGTCTTTAGACTGGCTTCCAGTTAAATTTAGAGTAGATGTTAAAGTTAAAATCACTTGTTTATAAATCACATGTCCTAGGATACCTCAATGCATTGCAGTTATGCTCACTGGAACCTAACTAACATCTCAGATTTTTAGGATGGAGTCAGTtagagtttcaagagttcactcaAAGTGAGGTGAATCCACTTTCATCTACTATGCCACCAGCTGCTGGAACCAgcttacagaaatgatcagaagTGCTCCAATAGtagacacattcaaatcaagacttaaaagaCTTGAGTtaaaagtggttagcactgtcgccacacagcaagaagattgctgcttcgagtcctggttgggccagttggcatttctgtgtggagtttgcatgttctccccatgttcatgtgggtttcctctgtgtgctccagtttcccccacagtccaaagacatacgctataggggaattggataaactaaattggacgtagtgtatgagtgcgtgtgtaaaatgggagtgtgtatgggtgtttgcccaGAACTGGGGGTCTATAAGttagtgtactctcagtgctgggttgcgaatggaagggcttctgctgcataaaacatatgtcagagtaaTTGGCGACCcgtgataaatcagggactaagccaaaggaaagtgagtttTTGAGAATCCTTTCAAGCCCCACTTAGTAACTTCAGTTCAACCAATTAAAAAACTTTAAGATTTTAAACTAGAATTTTGCCATTCTGTGTGCAAGGAAACAATATGTAAAGTACATATTTGCTGTTTCACattcttaaatgctattttatgtttttctttgctTAAAAGATGCATTTGCTAAGTCTTTTGCTCATTTATGCAGGTTGTGAAAGATGCCTGTACCCGTCAAAATGAGGAAGCCCCAGCACTATCACAGAAAGAAGACATTACTGAAAAATCACAGAGCACAGAGGTCAGCATTAAGGTGAGCACTACTACTAAAAACTATTTAGATTATATCAATAGCTCAAGCATTTGCAATTTTTCTACTGGATGATATGACTTGGTAGTGCTCATTTTACAGGGTGAAGTAGTTACCGTACCCAGTACTTGGTTCTTATTTTAGTAGCTTCCTTTTGAGTCATAGCGATATTAAAACTTGATGTGAAAGAGTTATGTCACACGGTGAAAAGTGGCTTTTAATGCTGAATTTTGACAAATGTTGTTGAAATGTTTCAGGAACGCTAAATTCTGAGTATGTTTTTCAGGGTTTGGAAGTGTCTACAAAAGAGCCAAGTCTACAAGAGAGGAATATGGAGACCAGTGACTCTGGAGTGGGCTTTAATACCACCGGGCTCCCACTTGACAGTGACACAGATGCCCCAACAGCAGCCATAGCAGATTCTGATGTTTTAAGTTCCTCTGCGGCCCCGGAAACCAAAGCTGTTCCCAACCAAATTCCAGAACCAAAGATGGCCCCCTCCCCTCCAAAACCAGCACCAGCTTCTGATCTCAAACCAGCACCAGTGGTCAAGTCAACAGCTCCTCCACCACCTTCTCCTGAACCCAAGCCACCAGTAACACCTGAACCCAAACCTGCAGTCACACCAATACCTGAACCCAAAACTGCTGCTACACCTGAACCAAAAATGACCATCTTGCCACCACCGGAAACAAAACCAACCTTAACCCCATCACCAGAACCCAAACAACCTGTGACACCTGACCCAAAACCAACAAGTCCGGCACCTGAGGCTAAACCAATTCCAAGCCCAACTCCTGAACCTCTAAAAGCAGTAACACCAACTCCTGATGCAAAACCAGCCATTACTCCAGATGCCAAACCAGCGGTTTCACCTACTCCTGAACCCACACCAGCTAAAATTGGCACCCCTGAACAGAAACCTGCTGTGAGCCCCACACCTGGTCCCAAGACTCCAGATCCAAAAGCAGTTTCACCAGTCCCTGAGCTTAAACCAACTTCACCCACTCCGCAGTCTAAATCACCAGTCTCACCAATTCTCGACTCAAAACCAACTACAAATGGCACTCCTGAATCCAAGGCTGAATTAGGATCAGAGCCAAGTGCGCCCCTGTCTCCTGGGCTGGATGTGAAGGGCACTACCCCTCCCAAAACCCCTGATACCGGGAAAAGCTCAGTTAAAACTCCTGAGCTCATCTCCACTGGAGGTCTTGATTCGGCTTCCACCAATGACAGCGCACCGCCTCCAAGCACCGATGGAGCGGCCACCAACTGAGATTAAAACCATAGCCTCTTCCTGCCTCCGCCTAGTGTATTAACCATCACAGACAATCGAGACACTTGTCTTAACAACAAAGAAGAGCTAAGTGACTTCCTAAGGGGGTGGGGTCTTTTGAGTCTCACTTTTAATACGATTAACATGCATCAATagaaagatccactgtaaatcCACTCAGTTTACTAATATTTAGTCACCACATAAAAAGGTTTGAATACAGAGATGAAGCACTCCAGACCCTACACTATTGGCTGATTTAATACAGAACGAGGGAGGCTGTCTGGGATATTCGAAGAAAGTGTACAAAGACAAATGTTCCTTCACAGAAATAATACATCACTGCATGaagatattgaaaaaataaatgatattatcAGTTCTGCAATCCAAGATTACTACAGTTGAATTTGGGGAAGGCACCCAGGGGCATGGGACATTAATCATTTTCATTCTTTACGAAATCATTTCTGCTCCATTTTGAAAAGTTAGAGACTCTGAATTGCAGGATTGATACTGAGGAAGCAGTGAGCCAACTTTCTGCCTTTTGAGGACTGGAAAATGGAAAAGCCTTGTGTCACTTTGACACATGTTAGTCAACATGTCATTTTTACAAGAGATGAACTTGGCAACTCCAAAAGTAAAGTGCAGTGCAAAGCCAAACGAAGAAAATCCATTTCACCAAAAACATCACAATCCTTCATAGACTAATCTGTGACTTTTTGCCTGGAGGACATTTTTGAAAATCTTCTTCTATCAGTCCAACCTAAGACACTAGCTGTTCTTATCCAGAGATGTGACAGTAACCACATTTCTGTTCATTCagtaacaaaaatattgctgtggaaatattcctcaattGTTTCTGTGAGCAAGATGCCTTCATACAACAACTGACAACTTTGACAGCAACAGGTACAGGTTACTTCTTTGAGTGAGTTGTTTTCAGTCTAATCGATCTTGATGGGGAGGCTGAAGGTTCCAAAAAAGTGTTATGCAAATCAGGTGTTGACACATGTACACCCAAAAAGTCAGCTGATTCCCATTTTTACATCCCAGAACTGAGTTGTCAGTTGTGGGGAATGTGGCAGACTACTGCAACATGGCATAGTTTTACTGGCACCTTATGCCAAggtcagactgcaggattttcaaagtagtcatgtcatagatgttttcacactgcatgactatctggggtagcattctgttggtgctgtgtttacactgtaggatggatcagCGACAGGCATTACAATAGGaaaatcgccgacaactttgtctcggtaCACAAACTACgtctctcacaaccaaacacaagcgagaagtgacatggaaacaatgtgaggtgacgtagtatatcttttgttagtAACTACATAATgaaaaagaagcctttagtggggtagaaaatctaCTTGTTTTGCTTACCTGGTCTTTGAAGGGAATtcgcaattttttttaaacttttttcttcttcgacttggttgtggtattgctcagatgatacGTCAAAAAGACACGGGTGCCATCGGTGCCAATAGCCAAGTGGTTAaatgcgtcgacatatagcaccaagatGCTCACAGCAACctaagttcgattcccggctcgaggtcctttgccgatccctcCCCTGTCTTTGTTCTCGGGTCcaaatagaaaataaacacttttaacttctccctcagcCTCCCattggcctgcagatacccatactagtggatgctgctctctcattggctgtaggtaatcaccGATGTTAtattcaatcagaacacatttcacacaacaTGAATTGAATCGCCCACAGCTCctgatatttagcatgccaaaatcTCATGGACGTTGGCGACTcattggcgattctctcagatggtgtctttgatagttcacactgtgtgattgttattcGCGTGAATGAGTACCtttttgcttgtgatttcaggcattttctGCGATATTTTAAAACCTGTCGGCCAAAACCAAAATCggagctaaaatcatgcagtctgaactcagcattacaGTATCACTCAACCAACTGAATGGGCTAAAATAGATTTTGAATAACACATGATTTCATCATTACTTGATGAATACCACCCAGGATTGAAAATGTACTCACACATCtcaaattaaattttattgaCTGCCCACTTTACAGAGCTACAATAGCGAAGTGTTAAATAGCATTGACTCTGAATCTGTGAGCAGTGAATTAGTCCCAGAATGTCATGTTACGGTAAAATCTGCTTGTTCATGTTAAATGAGGAATAGTTGGACATAGTTTATAAGATCTAGATTTGTTGTGCTGCTTCTGGTTGATCTACAGTGTTCAACAAATAGGTTTAGAGTCATCGTTGAAAGACAATACAGTTTCACATATCAGTTTACAGATAAATCCCTGGTGCCTCCTGTAGAGCCTGAACACCACTGCCTGTTAATGTTGTATACGTCCAGGAATCTGCTTTTACCACACTGTCTGTGGGAGCTGATGGTAAATCACAGTGATTAGCGGGGAAGATATGTAACGAAATGTGTATCAAGATCTTTAAGCATGGGCGGACCTGACAGGCTGGGGGTTTGTGGGTAGATTTACTAACCGAAGATGATCACTACCTCACATTTACGCTGgattaaaatactaaataactaattaaacacaTTGTAAGGTATGTTgacattaaaagaaaaagaaaaacaaaacacagtttTGTGGCAAAGCACAAGGTTTCAAATACAATCAAAGGTTTACAAAACTCAATCGGATATTTGGCAATGCCTTCCCCACAAACCTCTGAAAATGGCCTTGTACTTTCACAGCATTAACAGCTATTTTCATATCAGTGCAAGGAAATGACGCTTGAAAGCCATACTGCCCTAGTGTCACATCTCATAATGTAAATATCACAAACCCTAGATGTCATAACCCTAGATGCACTGTAGCATTCAAAGGTAAAATGATATATTCCCTGACAACTGGCTTTATGAAAAATATGGATACATAGTTAATCTGACACAGAATTATGAGCAATTCTGAACAGTTTTTGTGACATGCACTGGAAATTTCTGTAAGCGCTGCCTGATTGGAGAGTAGTTTAGGACCTGCACTGACACCTAGTGGTTTGGAGGCATTGATAAACCAATAGTTTTAGGTTACCCGTGCTATTTTAGAAAAGCTTTGTTTGCAGTCGACTGCAATAGCATTGCGTAAATTGGCATGTTCGCCTTCAGTGGAGGTTCATTTGATTGTGTTTGAGGATTTCTAAGTAGTATTTGGCTGGTTACATGGAAGTATCCAGGAGCttactagtggtgtaacggatcacaaatctcacggttcggatcacatcagccaaaaaggggcggagacaaatgtaatttgctttccgtTTATtgcaaaaacagtactgcaagacacatttggttttaacaaacagaacttagaacctgtaattttatttaaaataaaatgaagaaataatcagctgaaaaaaaaaaattataaaaatatattcaacGAAAAATTTCTagtactgttgctgataacgctaaaggtttaaattaacattataatttgtacaattcatatttatgtttagtctcattttcaataaatgattcagttattcactcatgaaACTACATGTTTCATTGCAAGATGTgccatttttgaagaattattcagtgacatatttttgatggctggttctcgccacctattggttaaataatgtaattgctgccaacaactttcattttgagcacatgatggtgattttagtctttatcataaacatcagtggtttatctaaattataaactgttatcccagtacatatgtgttatttgactgtttgtaatttTATATCTAGATCAAAAgactaaaaactgaatctctatcttgatttttgcatttctcaaacacagatttgaatgcagcgattcgaaggattaataaacatgcaaatcaccatcatttataattccTATTGCATGGCTGTTGAGATCCCAATCTCTTAATGATCATTCGTgaagcttacactgaatgcagtaatgcaggctaaacaagtagtgccataaaacacctttaataacctaagaaacccaccacatgtTGCATAACCTTCCACAGCTTTTTcggtcatcattatattttacaggaaagcctaaatgctttcatacatgtgatttgcaAGACACGAAAGGTAATCTCTCTGTGAtctt
This region includes:
- the si:dkeyp-77h1.4 gene encoding uncharacterized protein si:dkeyp-77h1.4 isoform X1, giving the protein MHAVSYRRDFAVRGVILRQRERESITSMKNHHLFILSLLFYSAFSATLKAQEASQILFFGEDFHIPLPAGGADVSFRPSIGPGREKPLMRAEKVVDRRAKVNSDMRHLILENVGESDEGVYTITSNQNTEEVIILTLYVRDCSSEVIVKYGLDFHISLNEISQPLRVGFRHSTVEANQTSLPATNLLNADGKPKEIYQDRLIIDTQKFVLRAVTGADEGSYTFSDSNGKVKKKICLNLKDHQIFDEVSYGDTVKINLHLNKSLVRLSYTPESDKLKYLIMANGELSVPPNLDFEGRLTLEDSVCVLTDVKASDAGIFSVMDLQGFLVSEYHLSLKPYSIPRLYIAIIALVALLVLLLLVCLVSCLVKIRKRAAKARAIEEKVQNAGKVEGDAFRQVVKDACTRQNEEAPALSQKEDITEKSQSTEVSIKGLEVSTKEPSLQERNMETSDSGVGFNTTGLPLDSDTDAPTAAIADSDVLSSSAAPETKAVPNQIPEPKMAPSPPKPAPASDLKPAPVVKSTAPPPPSPEPKPPVTPEPKPAVTPIPEPKTAATPEPKMTILPPPETKPTLTPSPEPKQPVTPDPKPTSPAPEAKPIPSPTPEPLKAVTPTPDAKPAITPDAKPAVSPTPEPTPAKIGTPEQKPAVSPTPGPKTPDPKAVSPVPELKPTSPTPQSKSPVSPILDSKPTTNGTPESKAELGSEPSAPLSPGLDVKGTTPPKTPDTGKSSVKTPELISTGGLDSASTNDSAPPPSTDGAATN
- the si:dkeyp-77h1.4 gene encoding uncharacterized protein si:dkeyp-77h1.4 isoform X2 gives rise to the protein MKNHHLFILSLLFYSAFSATLKAQEASQILFFGEDFHIPLPAGGADVSFRPSIGPGREKPLMRAEKVVDRRAKVNSDMRHLILENVGESDEGVYTITSNQNTEEVIILTLYVRDCSSEVIVKYGLDFHISLNEISQPLRVGFRHSTVEANQTSLPATNLLNADGKPKEIYQDRLIIDTQKFVLRAVTGADEGSYTFSDSNGKVKKKICLNLKDHQIFDEVSYGDTVKINLHLNKSLVRLSYTPESDKLKYLIMANGELSVPPNLDFEGRLTLEDSVCVLTDVKASDAGIFSVMDLQGFLVSEYHLSLKPYSIPRLYIAIIALVALLVLLLLVCLVSCLVKIRKRAAKARAIEEKVQNAGKVEGDAFRQVVKDACTRQNEEAPALSQKEDITEKSQSTEVSIKGLEVSTKEPSLQERNMETSDSGVGFNTTGLPLDSDTDAPTAAIADSDVLSSSAAPETKAVPNQIPEPKMAPSPPKPAPASDLKPAPVVKSTAPPPPSPEPKPPVTPEPKPAVTPIPEPKTAATPEPKMTILPPPETKPTLTPSPEPKQPVTPDPKPTSPAPEAKPIPSPTPEPLKAVTPTPDAKPAITPDAKPAVSPTPEPTPAKIGTPEQKPAVSPTPGPKTPDPKAVSPVPELKPTSPTPQSKSPVSPILDSKPTTNGTPESKAELGSEPSAPLSPGLDVKGTTPPKTPDTGKSSVKTPELISTGGLDSASTNDSAPPPSTDGAATN